A region from the Triticum aestivum cultivar Chinese Spring chromosome 3D, IWGSC CS RefSeq v2.1, whole genome shotgun sequence genome encodes:
- the LOC123075105 gene encoding protein SENESCENCE-ASSOCIATED GENE 21, mitochondrial, with translation MERVASRCVSLLAQRRGYCAAAAMVKGAGRSAAAEEKTAVAAKSAMAARKDVGAGVEKAAWVPDPVTGYYRPSGAAKEVDAADLRAKLCC, from the exons ATGGAGAGAGTCGCGTCGCGCTGTGTCAGCCTCCTCGCACAAAG GAGGGGCTACTGTGCGGCCGCGGCCATGGTGAAGGGAGCAGGGAGGAGCGCCGCTGCTGAGGAGAAGACCGCCGTCGCGGCGAAGAGCGCAATGGCTGCGAGGAAAGACGTGGGCGCTGGCGTGGAGAAGGCGGCGTGGGTGCCGGACCCGGTGACCGGGTACTACCGGCCGTCGGGCGCCGCCAAGGAGGTGGACGCGGCTGACTTGCGCGCCAAGCTGTGCTGCTAA